The following coding sequences are from one Macaca nemestrina isolate mMacNem1 chromosome 1, mMacNem.hap1, whole genome shotgun sequence window:
- the LOC105494540 gene encoding tyrosine-protein kinase Fgr, producing the protein MGCVYCKKLEPAATAKEDAGLEGDFRSYGAADHYGPDPTKAQPASSFVHIPNYSNFSSQAINPGFLDGGTIRGVSGIGVTLFIALYDYEARTEDDLTFTKGEKFHILNNTEGDWWEARSLSSGQTGYIPSNYVAPVDSIQAEEWYFGKIGRKDAERQLLSPGNPQGAFLIRESETTKGAYSLSIRDWDQTRGDHVKHYKIRKLDMGGYYITTRVQFNSVQELVQHYMEVNDGLCNLLTAPCTIMKPQTLGLAKDAWEISRSSITLERRLGTGCFGDVWLGTWNGSTKVAVKTLKPGTMSPKAFLAEAQVMKLLRHDKLVQLYAVVSEEPIYIVTEFMCHGSLLDFLKNPEGQDLRLPQLVDMAAQVAEGMAYMERMNYIHRDLRAANILVGERLVCKIADFGLARLIKDDEYNPCQGSKFPIRWTAPEAALFGRFTIKSDVWSFGILLTELITKGRIPYPGMSKREVLEQVEQGYHMPCPPGCPASLYEAMEQTWRLDPEERPTFEYLQSFLEDYFTSTEPQYQPGDQT; encoded by the exons ATGGGCTGTGTGTACTGCAAGAAATTGGAGCCGGCGGCCACGGCCAAAGAGGATGCCGGCCTGGAAGGGGACTTCAGGAGCTACGGGGCAGCAGACCACTATGGGCCTGACCCCACTAAGGCCCAGCCTGCATCATCATTTGTCCACATCCCCAACTACAGCAACTTCTCCTCTCAGGCCATCAACCCTGGCTTCCTTGATGGTGGCACCATCAGGGGTGTGTCAG GGATTGGAGTGACCCTGTTCATCGCCCTGTATGACTATGAGGCTCGAACTGAGGATGACCTCACCTTCACCAAGGGCGAGAAGTTCCACATCCTGAACAATAC TGAAGGTGACTGGTGGGAGGCTCGGTCTCTCAGCTCCGGACAAACTGGCTACATTCCCAGCAACTATGTGGCCCCTGTTGACTCCATCCAGGCTGAAGA GTGGTACTTCGGAAAGATTGGGAGAAAGGATGCAGAGAGGCAGCTGCTCTCACCAGGCAACCCCCAGGGGGCCTTTCTCATTCGGGAAAGCGAGACCACCAAAG GTGCCTACTCCCTGTCCATCCGGGACTGGGATCAGACCAGAGGCGATCATGTGAAGCATTACAAGATTCGCAAGCTGGACATGGGTGGCTACTACATCACCACGCGGGTTCAGTTCAACTCGGTGCAGGAGCTGGTGCAGCACTACATGG AGGTGAATGACGGGCTGTGCAACCTGCTCACCGCGCCCTGCACCATCATGAAGCCGCAGACGCTGGGCCTGGCCAAGGACGCCTGGGAGATCAGCCGCAGCTCCATCACGCTGGAGCGCCGGCTGGGCACCGGCTGCTTTGGGGATGTGTGGCTGG GCACGTGGAACGGCAGCACTAAGGTGGCGGTGAAGACGCTGAAGCCAGGCACCATGTCCCCGAAGGCCTTCCTGGCGGAGGCGCAGGTCATGAAGCTGCTGCGGCACGACAAGCTGGTGCAGCTGTACGCCGTCGTGTCGGAGGAGCCCATATACATCGTGACCGAGTTCATGTGTCACG GCAGCTTGCTGGATTTCCTCAAGAACCCGGAGGGCCAGGATTTGAGGCTGCCCCAGTTGGTGGACATGGCAGCCCAG GTAGCTGAGGGCATGGCCTACATGGAACGCATGAACTACATTCACCGCGACCTGAGGGCAGCCAACATCCTGGTCGGGGAGCGGCTGGTGTGCAAGATCGCAGACTTCGGCTTGGCCCGTCTCATCAAGGACGATGAGTACAACCCCTGCCAAG GGTCCAAGTTCCCCATCAGGTGGACAGCCCCAGAAGCTGCCCTCTTTGGCAGATTCACCATCAAGTCAGATGTGTGGTCCTTTGGGATCCTGCTCACTGAACTCATCACCAAGGGCCGAATCCCCTACCCAG GCATGAGTAAACGGGAAGTGTTGGAACAGGTGGAGCAGGGCTACCACATGCCATGCCCTCCAGGCTGCCCAGCGTCCCTGTATGAGGCCATGGAACAGACCTGGCGTCTGGACCCGGAGGAGAGGCCCACCTTCGAGTACCTGCAGTCTTTCCTGGAGGACTACTTCACCTCCACCGAACCACAGTACCAGCCCGGGGATCAGACATAG